A stretch of Treponema primitia ZAS-1 DNA encodes these proteins:
- a CDS encoding DMSO/selenate family reductase complex A subunit — protein MDELLRIWRLCHDFVLFFDDFPAWLNAQGISKNIPDYEKLLLEYDDLFKGTNADIYIPLWASACKGNGDILLDTTTLDLIKTYNAWGYEAVPMDGNPPDFIGQQFRFLCYLSAVELHSPAAGCGQAREKFRDSFLTDTVRALSEGIRRYGVSPVFHPLADRLETFPEGDVSKIPLEQLYCYDISQNGRRPARPDKEQRIINTTGTNNCGGRCVIRITEQEGCVLDISTECGNGGEPALRACIRGLSYRETFINSRRLRYPMVRTGERGEGRFRRISWEDAADITIGEWKRIRDTHGPSSRYVNYSTGVQTVFRPDNIVRRLLFLDGGSLLFYNNYSNACLTVTTPYIYGDTLTGNSFETVLDAKLIILWGFNPKETIFGTRRFPYLLKARAKGIRIIVIDPRHSDTARACADQWIGIKPSSDAALADAMAYVIWSEGLQDQHFMDTYCQGFDEAHMPEGIKPGESYETYLFGKKDGIPKTPEWAETITGVPAGTIRNLAREYAAAKPGCILPGYGPQRTGSGEQTVRAVALLTALTGNIGKIGGSAGVLGEVPNIPFTFFPLPENPYPGKIPCFLWTKAAEHALEMSPEKDGLIGVERLSSNIKMILNFAGNTLINQHSDINRTIRLLKDTGKIEFIVGSDIFMTPSAKFFDLLLPGASSFENNNIAQSGTGADSYLLFCRKAVEPLFGCRFEYDFIQTLAKRLGLEEPWSTGYATFEDLIQGRYNELRKIAPEAPEFEAFKDGAKCFFNLPKPYIAYESQIRDPDHHPFKTPSGKIEIFSRRLYDLNRPKEIPAIPCYVPCPEGPEDPLREKYPLQLIGWHTKKRTHSVHDINMRLDKIDPQCLWMHPDDAKARGIEDKQPVEIMNDRGRIRIEAHITTRIIPGAVALSQGGWYTPDASGTDTRGSINVLTSQIPTPLARGNPQHTNLVEVRKYISFSA, from the coding sequence ATGGATGAACTGCTACGGATCTGGCGGCTGTGCCACGACTTTGTTCTTTTCTTTGATGATTTTCCGGCGTGGCTAAATGCACAGGGGATATCAAAAAATATTCCGGATTATGAAAAGCTCCTCTTGGAATATGACGATTTATTTAAAGGTACCAATGCTGATATCTACATCCCCCTATGGGCCTCGGCCTGCAAGGGTAATGGTGATATCCTGCTGGACACAACTACCCTGGATTTGATAAAGACCTACAACGCCTGGGGCTACGAAGCGGTTCCCATGGACGGTAATCCTCCTGATTTTATCGGCCAGCAGTTTCGCTTTCTCTGTTATCTCTCTGCGGTGGAGCTTCATTCTCCCGCCGCCGGCTGCGGGCAGGCCAGGGAAAAATTCCGGGACTCCTTCCTCACCGATACGGTGAGGGCCCTAAGCGAAGGAATCCGCCGTTACGGAGTATCGCCGGTGTTCCATCCTCTCGCGGACCGCCTGGAAACCTTCCCCGAGGGGGATGTGTCGAAAATCCCTTTGGAACAGCTTTACTGTTACGATATTTCTCAAAACGGGAGGCGCCCCGCAAGGCCGGACAAGGAACAGCGGATCATCAACACCACGGGCACCAACAACTGCGGCGGCCGCTGCGTCATCCGCATCACGGAACAGGAAGGCTGCGTACTGGATATATCCACCGAATGCGGCAACGGCGGGGAACCGGCGCTGCGGGCCTGCATACGGGGCCTCTCGTACCGGGAAACGTTTATAAACAGCCGGCGTCTGCGTTACCCCATGGTCAGGACAGGAGAGCGGGGCGAAGGCCGTTTCCGCAGGATTTCCTGGGAAGATGCGGCGGATATCACCATCGGAGAATGGAAGCGGATCCGCGATACCCATGGCCCTTCCTCACGGTACGTAAACTACAGTACCGGTGTACAGACCGTTTTTCGCCCCGACAACATAGTACGGCGCCTGCTTTTCCTGGACGGTGGGTCCCTGCTTTTTTACAATAACTACAGCAATGCCTGTCTTACCGTTACTACTCCCTATATTTACGGGGATACCCTCACCGGAAACAGTTTTGAAACGGTCCTGGATGCCAAGCTAATAATCCTCTGGGGTTTCAATCCCAAGGAAACGATCTTCGGTACCCGGCGCTTTCCGTATTTGCTCAAGGCACGGGCCAAGGGAATCCGTATTATTGTTATCGACCCCCGGCACAGCGATACGGCGCGGGCCTGTGCGGACCAATGGATCGGCATAAAACCTTCCTCCGATGCGGCCTTGGCGGACGCCATGGCCTATGTTATCTGGTCCGAGGGTCTGCAGGATCAGCATTTTATGGACACCTATTGTCAGGGCTTTGACGAAGCCCATATGCCCGAAGGAATTAAGCCGGGCGAAAGTTACGAAACCTACCTTTTTGGAAAAAAAGACGGAATACCCAAGACCCCCGAGTGGGCAGAAACCATTACCGGTGTGCCCGCCGGAACCATCAGAAACCTTGCCCGGGAATACGCCGCCGCCAAACCCGGCTGTATTCTGCCCGGTTACGGCCCCCAAAGAACCGGAAGCGGCGAACAGACGGTCCGTGCCGTAGCCCTGCTTACCGCTCTAACCGGCAATATCGGGAAGATCGGCGGAAGCGCCGGCGTCCTGGGGGAAGTTCCGAATATTCCCTTTACGTTTTTTCCCCTGCCCGAAAATCCTTACCCCGGAAAGATACCCTGTTTTCTCTGGACCAAGGCTGCGGAACACGCCCTGGAGATGAGTCCGGAAAAGGACGGGCTGATCGGTGTTGAGCGTCTGAGCAGTAATATTAAAATGATACTCAATTTTGCCGGCAATACCCTGATAAACCAGCACTCGGATATTAACCGTACTATTCGCCTGCTAAAGGATACGGGCAAGATAGAATTTATTGTGGGGTCCGATATTTTTATGACCCCCAGCGCAAAATTTTTCGATCTCCTGCTGCCGGGTGCTTCTTCCTTTGAAAATAATAACATCGCCCAATCCGGAACCGGAGCCGATTCCTATCTGTTATTCTGCCGTAAGGCTGTGGAACCCCTCTTTGGCTGCCGCTTTGAATACGATTTTATACAGACCCTGGCGAAACGCCTTGGGCTTGAAGAACCCTGGTCCACGGGGTATGCCACCTTCGAAGACCTCATACAGGGGCGGTATAATGAATTACGGAAAATCGCTCCCGAGGCGCCGGAATTTGAGGCCTTTAAAGATGGCGCAAAATGTTTTTTCAATTTACCTAAACCCTATATTGCCTACGAATCCCAGATCCGGGATCCTGACCATCATCCCTTTAAAACCCCATCGGGGAAAATCGAAATCTTTTCCCGCCGTTTATACGATTTAAACCGGCCAAAGGAAATCCCCGCCATTCCCTGCTATGTCCCCTGCCCCGAAGGCCCGGAAGATCCCCTGCGGGAAAAGTATCCCCTCCAGCTTATCGGCTGGCACACAAAAAAACGAACCCATTCCGTGCATGATATAAATATGCGGCTTGACAAAATCGATCCCCAGTGCCTGTGGATGCATCCCGATGACGCCAAAGCCAGGGGTATTGAGGACAAACAGCCAGTGGAGATTATGAACGACCGCGGCAGGATACGGATAGAGGCGCATATTACTACCCGGATCATCCCCGGAGCAGTAGCCCTGTCCCAAGGCGGCTGGTACACCCCGGATGCTTCCGGTACGGATACCAGGGGCAGCATTAATGTTCTTACTTCCCAAATACCAACCCCCCTGGCCCGGGGAAACCCCCAGCATACCAACCTGGTGGAAGTTCGAAAATATATCAGTTTTTCTGCCTGA
- a CDS encoding TVP38/TMEM64 family protein has protein sequence MPMKSPVRTGIIFFIVFIILTLILCILFWPFITRLRLPEYRDQFSLWIEKLGFRGVLILLGIQIMQIIVAVIPGGPVEVLAGAAYGALGGLGICLLGSLAASTGIFLVVRKFGAPLVFRFFGGELTDKYAFLKDTRKFSLVLFLLFLIPGIPKDTLTYIVPLGSIKLSRFIIISNFARIPGILTSTILGDSVISGNWVMIAIFFLIIAAMGILGLLYGEKIIGRFRQKN, from the coding sequence ATGCCTATGAAAAGCCCCGTCAGAACCGGTATCATCTTCTTCATTGTTTTTATCATCCTGACGCTGATCCTTTGTATCCTGTTTTGGCCATTTATTACCCGGCTGCGTCTCCCTGAATACCGGGATCAGTTCAGCCTCTGGATAGAAAAGCTGGGCTTTAGGGGCGTGTTGATTTTGTTGGGTATTCAGATTATGCAGATCATCGTGGCGGTCATACCCGGGGGGCCCGTGGAAGTTCTGGCCGGCGCTGCCTATGGCGCCCTGGGCGGATTGGGTATATGCCTCCTGGGCAGCCTCGCCGCCTCAACCGGTATATTTCTTGTGGTAAGGAAATTCGGCGCTCCCCTGGTATTCCGTTTTTTCGGCGGGGAACTAACCGATAAATACGCTTTTCTCAAGGATACCCGGAAATTCTCCCTGGTACTATTTCTGCTTTTTCTGATCCCCGGCATCCCCAAGGATACCCTTACCTATATAGTTCCCCTGGGGAGTATCAAACTGTCCCGGTTCATCATCATTTCCAATTTTGCCCGCATCCCTGGGATACTCACTTCTACTATTTTAGGTGATTCCGTGATCAGCGGTAATTGGGTAATGATAGCCATATTTTTTCTGATCATTGCCGCCATGGGCATACTGGGACTGCTCTACGGGGAGAAAATTATCGGACGGTTCAGGCAGAAAAACTGA
- a CDS encoding TatD family hydrolase, producing the protein MASDAHAHPFDLAGRFPDAENERRSLGIACAASAWNGEQFAYHQELARSARQEGAAPMALCFAVHPQLPAAGNTSSFAPLLELLETLAAGDELNAIGETGFDLYNDARETSLQNAFRATEAVQDELFAAHLETALRYGLPMVLHVRRAMHKVFAHTGALKKLPAVVFHSYSGTVGEGEALLRRGINAYFSFGASILLNHKGAIRSCAALPLDHLLLETDAPYQPLRGKAFSHWVDLSVILRGAAGIRKEGGVPGGDPEELEAATDKNFYRIFFPREIHSKVW; encoded by the coding sequence ATGGCTTCCGATGCCCATGCCCATCCTTTCGATCTCGCCGGGCGTTTCCCCGATGCTGAAAATGAACGCCGCAGTTTGGGTATCGCCTGTGCTGCCAGCGCCTGGAACGGGGAGCAGTTTGCGTACCACCAGGAGCTTGCCCGCAGCGCCCGTCAGGAAGGCGCCGCTCCTATGGCCCTCTGTTTTGCCGTACACCCCCAGTTACCCGCAGCCGGGAACACCAGTTCCTTTGCGCCGCTTTTGGAACTGCTGGAAACCCTGGCTGCGGGGGATGAGCTGAACGCCATAGGGGAAACCGGCTTCGATCTCTACAACGATGCGCGGGAAACTTCGCTGCAAAATGCGTTCCGCGCCACCGAGGCGGTTCAGGATGAGCTTTTCGCGGCCCACCTGGAAACCGCCTTACGGTACGGGCTGCCCATGGTGCTCCATGTGCGCCGGGCCATGCACAAGGTCTTTGCCCATACCGGCGCCTTGAAAAAGCTGCCCGCAGTGGTCTTCCACTCCTACTCAGGAACCGTAGGGGAGGGGGAAGCCCTCTTACGCCGGGGGATAAACGCCTACTTTTCCTTTGGCGCATCTATCCTGCTGAATCATAAAGGGGCGATACGTTCATGTGCTGCCCTGCCCCTGGATCACCTGCTCCTGGAAACCGATGCCCCCTACCAGCCCCTGCGGGGCAAGGCGTTTTCGCACTGGGTGGATCTCTCAGTTATACTGCGGGGCGCTGCGGGGATACGGAAAGAAGGGGGTGTGCCGGGCGGCGATCCTGAGGAACTGGAAGCGGCGACGGACAAGAATTTTTACCGCATATTTTTCCCCAGGGAAATACATTCAAAGGTATGGTAA